CGCTCCCACGCCTCCGGCGCCGGCGCCAGCGGTCCCGGTGAAGCCCTCCCCCAATCTCGTGCATGCCGGTCCGACCGCCCACCATGGCGGCCACTTCCCGGTCGCCGGCGTCACCGCGGCGGCGATCGTGGTGGCCCTGGCGCTGGCGTGGGGTGTCGGCATTCCCCTGCTGGCGCGACGACGACGCTTCCGACGACGCGCCACGGCGCACGGCGCCGAGCGGGTCCTTGTGGCGTGGTCCGAAGCGGCCGACTCCCTGGCGCTCGTCGGAGCCGGGCGACAGGCGTCCGAGACGCTCGAGGAGCACGCCCGGCGCACCGCCCACTCGCCGGTCGCGCCCACCGAGGTGGCTCCCGCCTTGTCGGCTCTAGCCCGAGACGCCAGCGTCGCCAGCTACGCGCCGGTGCCACCAGGCACCGAGGTCGTCACGAGGTCGGTCGTGGCCGCGGCGGTGATCGAGGGCGCCGTGTGGAAGCGGGCGACCTGGTGGCAACGGCTGCGTTGGAGGCTCGATCCTCGTCAGCTGCTCCGCGCCAGCGGGCGGGACGGCGCGTGGAATGGGCACGATCCCGATCGTCGGCCGGGCCCGCGCCCACCGGCCGGCACGCACGACGACGCCGAGCGCCGTTCGTCCGAGGTGTCAGTCTCCTAGCTGGGCCCTCCGCTGGCCGCGGACGGCAGTTCGGTCAGTCGCTTCGCTTGAACCGCTCACGGAGACGGCGCTGGGTGTCTCCCAGCGTCTCCGACAGTCCCTGGGCCCGCACCGACTTGGTCACCTGCTGCCAGCCCGCTCGACCCATGTTGCGGAGGTTGCGCTCGAAGTAGATGGCCGAGAACAACATGATGAAGAAGCCCAGCAGGCCGAGCAGCAGCGACGTCGAGAACCACACCACCAGGATGGCCAGCCCGCCCAGGAAGGCGAGCGCCGACCACTTGCAGTTGCGACCGGCGTGGCGGTAGACGGTCTCCCGCCGCACCCGAGCAGCGAAATCCGGATCGTGCTCA
The DNA window shown above is from Acidimicrobiales bacterium and carries:
- a CDS encoding DUF3040 domain-containing protein, giving the protein MPLSEEEQRILHEIERNFYEHDPDFAARVRRETVYRHAGRNCKWSALAFLGGLAILVVWFSTSLLLGLLGFFIMLFSAIYFERNLRNMGRAGWQQVTKSVRAQGLSETLGDTQRRLRERFKRSD